From Enoplosus armatus isolate fEnoArm2 chromosome 23, fEnoArm2.hap1, whole genome shotgun sequence:
cacacagggcacggaagaagcccttcatcaacgaaaggcagaggaaggcccggttactctttgctagggatcacaaggattggactgttgatgattgggctaaggttctcttcagtgatgaatccaattttgactTGATGCCCACTCtagccaacttactggttaggaggaagcctggagaagcctacaaaccagactgtcttgcccctacagtaaaacatgggggtggatcagtgatgatctggggttgtttcagtatgggtggaacagggcaaatgcaattgtgtgaagggcgaatgaaccaggtcatgtacagggctactcttgaaaacagtcttcttccatcagctggaaaactctttcctgcctcgaatgactggattttccaacaagacaatgccccttgccacacggcaaggtcagttaaagcctggatggagaaccagaacattcgaaccatgccttggcctgctcaatcaccagatctaaatccaatggaaaacctgtggaaaatcatcaaactcaaaatggagaaccacaagcccaaaaacaaagcaaatttgtttgaattggtgcaacaggaatgggctgctgtgacagcagaacaatgtcagaagctggtggagagcatgccaagacgcatggctgcagtcatcaaaaacaatggttatgcaatcaactactaactcctgtgtgtatcatgtgactaaaacagacagaaaagaaaacatggaatgcctaaaagcactgtttttggcagtacaatgccatagctattgctgtaagaacttaagtgattttggttattatcaagaaaaccatggaaaatggctagatatcagctcttaaattaaactcttctgagctatttttgttgttatcattatatttgtccaaacaaatgtacctttagtggtaccaggcattaaaatgaacaagaaattgaagaaaacaagggtggtctaataattttttccatggctgtatatgaacaggtgaagcaggtccagatttccagtctcttcctgagtgtctgaccctcagagggaggagttgaacagtctgatggccacaggcaggaatgatttcctgtgtcgctctgttgtacatttaggaggaatgagtctcccactgaaggtgctcttgtgtctgaccagtacgtcatggagaggatgtgagacattgtccaagatgccccgcagcttagacagcatcctcctctctgacaccaccgtcagagagtccagctccacccccacaacgtcactggccttgcggatcagtttgttcagtctgtTGGGGTCctccaccctcagcctgctgccccagcatgcaacagcatagacTCTATGTACTAgactctgtggtggccagtgctatcctctatggcatagaggatagcactggccaccacagactcatagaacatcctcagcatagtcccccagatgttgaaggacctcagccgcctcagaaaatagagacggctctggcccttcctgtagagggcattagtgttctttacccagtccagtttattgtctatgtggactcccaggttTTGACATTAATGTGAcaaagtttatatatatatacatatacatatatatatatatatatatatatatatatatatataacagcgTCTCCGCTTTAAACGATAATGGATGTATTAGCATGACCGACAGTTAGCCGACTCATCCCGCTTTATCACTCAGATTCAGATCCTGTCACTTTTATAAACCAGCTCCTGTTCCAGACTTTCCACCGGGACTCAGTGCAGTACGGTCCGGTTCGGTTTCTTCTTCGTCTAGTCCGAACTTTAACAAACAGTGAATCAGACTTACTCAACGTTAGCCGCCGTTAGCTGCTGCAGAAGTGCTGTCTCATTCAGCCgctgtttacagtttaaaaagtCTCCACAAGAACAGAACCGGACCCGGGTCTATCCGATCCACAAAGCCCATGTGCTCACCCCAGTGCTGACTTCCTGGCTGGTCCAGTCCGGGACGAGGTCGCTATTAGAAGAAACTTTCTGTCCGAAGTACGGTATCATTGAAGCTGCTGCCGCCATCTTGTCTCTATTTGTACGAACTGGACACGAGAGGCGCTGTTCATGAATACCGCTCTTATTGAGAGGCGAGTCATTTACGCTATTAGTGTTTTGTATGGGTTACCAACAAAATAATAGATAAACATATGTGGTTAAATAGCATGGTAGATTTCAGTGTACGTTTTTGTCTTATCCTAATCGTGAAATGTAAGTGTCTAAAACTCCACTAAAACAGTTTTGTTGTGGCATGTAAGCGGACGCCTCTGCAGCGGGGTCCTGAGCGCCGCAGGAATCAGGAAGAGAAGgtaaacactgctgctgcttcgtTAAATGTCTAATAAAACTCACTTTAAAGACTGAATTTGTTATGTTTCAACAGATTAATAGTTATTGTACTTGTATAAAAAAGTGTTTGgtgtaaattatattttgataGAATACCTGCCAATTTGCAGACCGTCCCGTGCCATCTGAACCGACCGGAGAACAAGACTCcgttagaattttttttttttaatgtcgaCTATAACACTTACTTTAGCTAAACAGATATGCACCTGATAGAAGATACCTCCAAGGCTTATTAGATTCAAGAGGAACTACTCTTCAATTCGGCACACATGTGAAACACTGTGGTTATTGATATTGAAACTTGATTTGTGAAAGACAAATGATTACGTTCCTCCAGATTGTGTAAATGGTGTTTATTAATGTTCTGCCAgtaaaatgatgataataactGTCTTATAttcgtgtgtctgtgtgtgtttcagatgacaGTCCATAACTTGTACATATTTGACCGCAATGGCAGTTGTCTGTATTATAACGAGTGGAACCGCAAGAAGCAGGCGGGGATCTCCAAGGACGAGGTGAAAGGATGAAAgctttgaataaaaacagaacgaaataaaaacaaatcaactgaaactgtctcactgtctctgtctgtgtgtctgcaggagttTAAGTTGATGTATGGGATGCTGTTCTCCATCCGTTCATTCGTCAGTAAGATGTCTCCTCTGGACATGTATCCTTCACAACAACTACTCGTCTGTCTGtcggcctgtctgtctctctccctgcctgtctgtggtcCTTAGCAGTTTGTCTGTCCTCAGGAAGGAGGGCTTCCTGTCCTTTCAGACCAGCAAGTATCGTCTTCATTACTACGAGACTCCGAGTGGACTGAGGTTTGTCATGAACAcagacctgtctgtctccaacGCCAGAGAGACACTGCAGCACATATACAGCAACGTAAGacgcgcatacacacacacacacacacacacagaccaccaatcaataatataataacataatcaGTAATATTGTTCATAAACAGAAAACTCTGTCGACTGAATCAGAATAATCAGAGCTGCAGTTCagtttattgttttacattctGTGTAATATTATTCTAATAATATCTGAACATGTGTGATACAGTTAACTTacaatgaactgaaaatacTGTACCACTTAAAATACTACATTCTAGTATGTAATGTCTTATATGATAACCTTTTCTCAATAAGTCATAATTTaactgtctctacctgtctgcctgcctgcctgtctgtctctcagctgtaTGTGGAGTACATAGTGAAGAAcccggtgtgtgtgttgggtcaCAGTTTGGACAGCGAACTGTTCAGCAGCCGACTGGACACCTTCATCAGAGCTCTGCCATACTACAGCCCACGAGCTGCttaatgtgtacacacacacacacacacacacacacacagacacagttttattgtatttattgtctttttgtttcatatctTCATTCGGACTCTCTGCTctttgtaaaacatttcatctgtCGAATGAAACGTCTCCAAACATGAAGCTGTGTTGAAAAGCTTCACTGTGTGATTCAGGCGCTACCTGCTGGTCAATCTGTAGAAATGGATTAAATCTGAGACAAACAAGAggtctcactgctctcattgttgttttgttcaataAAATTTGTGTGAAACTTTAAACACTGAGGCTGAATGAGaagaacatgacatttaaaaccAGTGTGACTTTGTGTGGTCACATGAAGAAGCATCAAATATCTCACAGCGACTCTTCAGCTCCAAACTTCCCAGTTGGACGCTGACGTGTCTCTGGATATAAGTCTCTCGAGCATCCAGGTGACGGTCAGGTGAGGTCCTGGACGTCGTTACAACTTTaattttggaaatatttttgaACTATTGCACGATGTCCAGACAACGGTCAGTCTGTTTTTTATAGTTGTAGAACATCTGCTCCACCATTTTTCTGTTGGAGCTCCTCGGCTGAGCTGGTCTGAAGAGTTCAGGAGGTTCAGGAGTGTAGAGACACTGTGAGTCAACATGTAGATGTTCACAGCACATTGTgaagtgctgctgttggtttaAAGCTGAGAGGCTGTCTGAATCCAAACCTGATGGAACAgatcaacacagacagactgagacaagAAACCAGCTTCTGTCATCAGCTCGCAGGACAACTCCAGACGACTGAATAAGGACTTACAATACTGAGCGCTGACAACAAAACTTAATCTGAATTCAAGTTTAATAACATCCAGCAACAGACTTTAGCTAACATGAGGTCTGATGTATTATTAAATGTTTCTCAGCGGACATTTGAACTCATCATCAGCTGATCAGTGAACAGCTGACTTCTTTAACACagaattaaaatgttaatataacAGGCCTCTGGTCAGTGTGACCTGCTGAACTCAGGGGAGCAAACAGATTAAGTCACTGATTACTGAtcagcgcacacacactaacatctgcacacactaacatctgcacacacactaacatctacacacacacactaacatctacacacacactaacatctgcacacacactaacatctacacacacacactaacatctacacacacacacactaacatctaAACACActaacatctacacacacacacactaacatcttcacacacacaaacatctgcacacacactaacgtctacacacacacactaacatctacacacacactaacatctgcacacacactaacttcTGCACACACTCATGACCTCAACGTGTCCTTCATCATGTCCCTCAGCGGTTCTGTGTTCTCCAACGTGAACCAGATTCAGGTTCTAGGTTCAGGTGTGATGGTGCCTTCAGGTACTGTCACGTTCACTGCGTCTACGTGACGACTCACTGGTGGGTTCTGTTGTGATGTCACCTGGCAGCAGAGTGACGGCCGAGGTTTATTTGACTGACGAGTCGTCAGACCGACAATGTCTCCACTCCTAGTGAACGTCCACACTGGAGGTCCGCGTGACAGATTATTAGACGACGGATCCTGAACGCAGCACAACCAGCTCTGATTTATGAACTGTATTTAGTTCCTGTGGTCTGAATCTTCTAATGCAGACAGCTCATTACAGGACACGTTACACAACATTATAAAAACACGTTCTACATTTCTGGGTTCTAACCAGCAGACTTCAGCCAGAGAACGGTTCTGTTATCAGTGCTGTTATTGGCTGATTGATTGATGAGATGTTCTGTACGGCACcgacatgagtgtgtgtgttcagacagcgTAATCCCCGTGGTAATATAATCTCTAATCCCACTGAAAAACATACTGCCAACCAACAGccacacacacgtttgtctttcgatacttgtgaggaccctcaccGACATAATGCATTCCTTAGTCCCCAACCCTCACCTGGACCCGATTCTAACTTGAACCTGATTTTAAGCTGAATCTTAAAGCAACGAAAAggaacttttattttgtgttgattttggcgGCCCCTGTGGACAGAAGCGGTAGTGTTTCACCGCCACATGTCGTAAATATCTCCATCTGGCTGGTGTAAGAAAGATGCA
This genomic window contains:
- the trappc1 gene encoding trafficking protein particle complex subunit 1, encoding MTVHNLYIFDRNGSCLYYNEWNRKKQAGISKDEEFKLMYGMLFSIRSFVSKMSPLDMKEGFLSFQTSKYRLHYYETPSGLRFVMNTDLSVSNARETLQHIYSNLYVEYIVKNPVCVLGHSLDSELFSSRLDTFIRALPYYSPRAA